In Legionella cardiaca, a genomic segment contains:
- a CDS encoding Gfo/Idh/MocA family protein — translation MTMLKCAVIGVGYLGRFHAQKYQMLPHVELIAVCDVNKEACENVSRELNVPAFFDYRELFGKVDAVSIAATTSRHYEIAKECLANGIHVLIEKPITETVEQANGLIALAKQHQVKLQVGHLERFNAARLALDAHLEHPLFIESQRLAPFNPRGTDVNVILDLMIHDIDLIQAIVKSPIVNIDAQGAPILSKSIDIANARLTFENHCVANVTASRISFKTERKTRIFQPNSYISIDYQNKQFAVFQKGEGEMFPGIPEITRHQSVFEKGDALFEEIKAFVDCIQQNTVPLVTGEDGRDALEVAAKITSLIHNNLTLRNAI, via the coding sequence ATGACTATGTTAAAATGCGCTGTTATCGGAGTAGGCTATTTAGGCCGTTTTCATGCTCAAAAATATCAAATGCTCCCTCATGTTGAATTAATTGCTGTGTGCGATGTTAACAAAGAAGCATGTGAAAACGTCTCAAGAGAACTTAATGTTCCTGCTTTTTTCGATTACCGCGAACTATTTGGTAAAGTTGATGCGGTCAGTATTGCTGCAACTACTAGCAGACATTATGAAATAGCAAAAGAATGTCTTGCAAATGGTATTCATGTATTAATTGAAAAACCAATTACAGAAACTGTTGAGCAGGCGAATGGATTAATCGCTTTGGCAAAGCAACATCAGGTCAAGTTGCAAGTTGGTCATTTAGAACGTTTTAATGCGGCTCGTTTAGCGCTTGATGCTCACCTTGAACATCCTCTTTTCATCGAATCACAACGTCTGGCACCATTTAATCCGCGAGGGACTGATGTGAATGTGATTCTTGATTTAATGATTCATGACATTGATTTGATTCAAGCCATTGTCAAAAGTCCAATTGTCAATATTGATGCTCAAGGCGCCCCTATTTTGTCGAAATCAATCGACATAGCTAACGCCAGATTAACATTTGAAAATCATTGTGTAGCGAATGTCACAGCCAGCCGCATTAGTTTTAAAACCGAAAGAAAAACAAGAATTTTTCAACCTAATTCTTACATTTCGATTGATTATCAAAATAAACAATTTGCCGTTTTTCAAAAGGGAGAGGGAGAAATGTTCCCAGGTATCCCTGAAATTACCAGACACCAATCCGTATTTGAAAAAGGTGATGCATTATTCGAGGAAATCAAGGCATTTGTAGATTGTATTCAACAGAATACAGTACCATTGGTTACAGGTGAGGATGGACGCGATGCCTTGGAAGTGGCTGCTAAAATTACCTCTTTAATTCACAATAACTTAACGCTACGCAATGCCATCTAA
- the rlmH gene encoding 23S rRNA (pseudouridine(1915)-N(3))-methyltransferase RlmH, with amino-acid sequence MLKITLLACGNKMPPWVIEAVSEFSKRLQEYANFNLIEIPLAKRGKPSDLARILDKEAGLIAGAIPQGARIIALDMKGETFDSENLAQKIEQLQNIASHLCFIIGGPEGLAPEILNKSHERWSLSKLTLPHPLVRIILLEALYRAWSILHNHPYHR; translated from the coding sequence ATGCTTAAAATTACACTACTTGCATGTGGTAATAAAATGCCACCTTGGGTTATAGAAGCAGTTTCTGAGTTCTCGAAGCGCCTGCAGGAGTATGCCAATTTTAATTTAATTGAAATTCCTTTAGCTAAACGCGGTAAGCCCAGTGATTTAGCTCGGATTTTGGATAAAGAAGCAGGTCTAATCGCTGGCGCCATTCCCCAAGGAGCAAGAATTATTGCATTAGATATGAAAGGTGAGACTTTTGATAGTGAAAATTTAGCGCAAAAAATTGAACAACTGCAAAATATTGCGAGTCATTTATGTTTTATCATTGGTGGTCCAGAAGGTTTAGCTCCAGAAATTTTGAATAAAAGCCATGAACGGTGGTCTTTATCGAAATTAACGCTTCCACATCCTTTAGTAAGGATTATTTTACTCGAAGCACTTTATAGAGCTTGGTCTATTCTTCATAATCACCCTTACCATCGATGA
- the lpxB gene encoding lipid-A-disaccharide synthase yields the protein MPSNKKIVIIAGEESGDKHAANLVHQLLAENPNLEISGIGGRHMQEAGVHLISDLARFGVTGLTEVVRHLKVIKKAFNAIKLHLQATKPDLLILVDYPGFNLRLAKFAKQELGIRILYYISPQIWAWKPNRIETIRANIDRMAVILPFERDIYQKAGVPVSFVGHPLVEKISPCLDAEKTRTNLGLPTNKRLIAMLPGSRNNEIEKHLPVLIKTAKILSQEHENLHFVLPIAGSLKPEFVTSYFNNSNLQISFILGKATDVVACSDCVVVASGTASLECALLEKPMCIIYKASLLSYIAATKVIRVKYLGLCNLLKNEMVVPELLQYDCNARELSRMLTQLLTDNDTINRMITRLKQLKHSLSGPQADCSLSELVKQELNLIP from the coding sequence ATGCCATCTAATAAAAAGATTGTTATTATTGCTGGTGAAGAATCAGGTGACAAACATGCCGCGAACCTGGTGCATCAGCTCCTTGCAGAAAATCCTAATCTTGAGATTAGCGGGATTGGGGGACGCCATATGCAAGAAGCCGGTGTTCATCTCATTAGTGATTTGGCACGTTTTGGAGTTACTGGTTTAACTGAAGTTGTACGCCATTTAAAAGTAATAAAAAAAGCCTTTAACGCGATTAAGCTGCATCTGCAGGCAACCAAACCTGACTTACTTATTTTGGTTGACTATCCTGGCTTTAACTTGCGTTTGGCTAAATTTGCCAAGCAAGAATTAGGTATTCGCATTTTATATTACATCAGCCCTCAAATCTGGGCCTGGAAGCCGAATCGCATTGAAACTATTCGCGCCAATATTGATAGAATGGCCGTTATTCTACCTTTCGAGAGAGATATTTATCAAAAAGCCGGTGTCCCTGTATCTTTTGTAGGTCATCCGCTGGTTGAGAAAATAAGCCCTTGCCTAGACGCAGAAAAAACGCGCACCAATTTAGGATTACCAACGAATAAACGTCTTATTGCCATGCTACCAGGCAGCAGGAATAATGAGATAGAAAAACATCTTCCTGTATTAATAAAAACTGCCAAGATACTAAGTCAAGAACATGAGAATTTACATTTTGTTCTCCCCATTGCAGGGAGTTTAAAACCGGAATTTGTGACTTCTTATTTTAATAACAGCAATCTACAGATATCGTTTATACTTGGTAAAGCAACAGATGTAGTCGCCTGCAGTGATTGTGTTGTTGTTGCCTCGGGTACAGCTTCTTTAGAATGTGCTTTATTAGAAAAGCCCATGTGTATCATTTATAAAGCCTCTTTGCTTAGTTACATTGCTGCTACTAAAGTAATTCGTGTGAAATACCTCGGCCTATGTAATTTATTAAAAAATGAAATGGTTGTACCGGAATTATTACAGTATGATTGCAATGCGAGAGAATTAAGCCGAATGCTAACTCAATTATTGACAGATAATGACACCATTAATCGCATGATTACTCGTCTTAAACAACTAAAACATTCTCTTTCAGGTCCTCAAGCTGATTGCAGTTTAAGTGAGTTGGTTAAACAGGAATTAAACCTAATTCCTTAA
- the rodA gene encoding rod shape-determining protein RodA — MKARSVRPVYRFTTKSIHIDLPLLGFLLTLIVFGMLILYSASNQNISMVFRQSMRLVFALGIMMIFAVIPPHKYKTWTPWIYGIGLGLLIAVMLMGKIGKGAQRWLDLGLFRFQPSEIMKLAIPMMTAWYFDRKSLPIDLKSLIIAGVIIFFPALLIAKQPDLGTAIMVIASGLSVVFLAGISIQILLSLTVIIGCSIPLVWHFMHDYQKQRIFTLLNPEHDPLGSGYHIIQSKIAIGSGGAFGKGWLEGSQSHLNFLPEHATDFIFAVSGEEFGFVGSSILIILIILISLRGLYIARNAQTSFTRLLAASLSMTFFLSAFVNIGMVMGILPVVGIPLPLVSYGGTAMVTFLTSFGILMSISSHRILFNSNF, encoded by the coding sequence ATGAAAGCACGTTCTGTAAGACCCGTTTATCGGTTTACCACCAAGTCAATTCATATTGATCTACCTCTTTTAGGTTTCCTGCTGACTTTAATTGTCTTTGGCATGTTAATTCTTTATAGCGCATCTAATCAAAATATCAGTATGGTCTTTCGTCAATCAATGCGCCTTGTTTTTGCATTGGGAATTATGATGATTTTTGCCGTCATTCCACCTCATAAATACAAAACATGGACACCTTGGATCTACGGCATAGGCTTAGGCTTGCTTATTGCCGTTATGCTCATGGGAAAAATTGGTAAAGGCGCGCAGCGATGGCTAGATTTAGGATTATTTCGCTTTCAACCTTCTGAAATCATGAAGCTGGCGATACCCATGATGACCGCTTGGTATTTTGATCGTAAATCGCTCCCTATCGATTTAAAATCATTGATCATTGCAGGTGTCATTATATTTTTTCCAGCCTTATTGATTGCAAAGCAACCAGATTTAGGTACAGCTATTATGGTCATTGCCTCTGGTTTGAGCGTTGTTTTTCTTGCAGGAATTAGCATACAAATTTTACTGAGTCTGACTGTAATAATCGGATGTTCAATCCCTTTAGTGTGGCATTTCATGCATGACTACCAAAAACAACGAATCTTTACTTTACTCAACCCAGAACATGATCCCCTAGGCTCGGGATATCATATTATCCAATCAAAGATCGCTATTGGTTCAGGGGGTGCCTTTGGTAAGGGTTGGCTCGAAGGTAGTCAATCTCACTTAAATTTTTTACCTGAACATGCAACTGATTTCATTTTTGCTGTGAGTGGAGAAGAGTTTGGTTTTGTTGGTAGTAGCATTCTAATTATTTTAATTATTCTCATTTCTTTGCGTGGCCTTTATATCGCAAGAAATGCTCAAACAAGCTTTACACGTCTATTGGCTGCAAGCTTATCCATGACATTTTTTCTCTCGGCATTTGTAAATATTGGGATGGTCATGGGTATCTTACCTGTTGTGGGGATTCCTTTGCCATTAGTTAGTTATGGTGGCACGGCTATGGTTACCTTCTTAACCAGTTTTGGCATCCTCATGTCGATTAGTTCACATCGAATTTTATTCAATAGTAATTTTTAA
- the mrdA gene encoding penicillin-binding protein 2, with translation MRSNRSVRHDRVDSHLQRFRLNLLVAIIILLSFILFFRLAYLQIAQFTRYQTLSLKNQMNIIPIAPPRGIILDKNGVVLAENIPVYVLEIIPERIKNTSHTLDELKKLLPSITDEDIDNFNKARKQNRSFVPIPLKLKLTQEEVAVFASNQYRFPGVSIKARLMRFYPLGEETAHILGYVGRINVQELRQVDPTNYRATNFIGKSGIEKFYEDILHGEVGYQQVEIDVSGRTIRVLNKQNPVSGEKLYLTIDSRLQRAAYQALQDKRGAVVAMNTRNGEILAMVSSPSFDPNIFVNGITAGEYQKLATAKDRPLYNRAVRGLYPPASTIKPFMGLAGLEKGVVDAHYSIYDPGWFRLPGVSHAYRDWKKTGHGVINLKRAITVSCDTYFYQLGHKMGIAAIEDMLVQFGFGQLTHVDLNEEAAGLVPNKHWKAQTKGVSWYPGDTVITSIGQGFMLVSPLQLANATASLSQQGRRFRPHLLQKSVQSDKGETHEYQVLEEYPMRLKDDSYWGIVAEGMQAVITSNEGTGYRFGRNAPYSVAAKTGTAQVFGGRQYEKARYEDIPEYLRDNSLFIAFAPVENPEIAIAVIVENDVAASFVARKVLDTYFELKKSEEKP, from the coding sequence ATGCGTTCAAACAGATCTGTAAGACATGACCGTGTGGATTCACACCTACAACGCTTTCGATTAAATTTGCTGGTAGCTATTATTATTTTATTGTCGTTTATTCTTTTTTTCCGTCTCGCCTATCTGCAAATAGCACAATTTACTCGGTATCAAACTTTATCGCTTAAAAATCAAATGAATATTATTCCCATTGCCCCACCAAGAGGAATAATTCTTGATAAAAATGGTGTGGTTCTGGCTGAAAATATTCCTGTTTATGTTTTAGAAATCATTCCTGAACGCATAAAAAACACATCCCACACTTTAGATGAACTAAAAAAATTACTTCCCTCCATCACAGATGAAGACATTGATAATTTTAATAAAGCTCGCAAACAAAATCGCTCCTTTGTTCCAATTCCGCTAAAACTCAAATTAACGCAAGAGGAAGTTGCAGTTTTTGCCAGTAATCAATATCGTTTTCCTGGCGTTAGCATCAAAGCACGATTAATGCGTTTTTATCCTTTAGGGGAGGAAACGGCTCATATTCTTGGCTATGTAGGACGCATTAACGTTCAAGAATTACGCCAGGTTGACCCGACTAACTATCGCGCCACTAACTTTATTGGTAAATCTGGTATTGAGAAATTTTACGAAGATATTCTTCATGGCGAAGTCGGCTATCAACAAGTAGAGATTGACGTTAGTGGTAGGACAATACGTGTTCTTAACAAGCAAAATCCCGTTTCAGGTGAAAAACTTTATTTAACGATTGACTCACGTCTCCAAAGAGCAGCATACCAGGCATTGCAGGACAAACGTGGGGCAGTCGTTGCTATGAACACTCGTAATGGTGAAATACTCGCCATGGTTAGCTCTCCGAGCTTTGATCCCAATATTTTCGTTAATGGTATTACTGCAGGTGAATATCAAAAACTTGCTACCGCCAAAGATAGACCTCTCTATAACAGAGCAGTGAGAGGTTTGTACCCTCCTGCCTCAACAATCAAACCTTTTATGGGATTAGCGGGCTTGGAAAAAGGCGTTGTGGATGCGCACTACAGTATTTATGATCCAGGATGGTTTCGCTTGCCAGGTGTAAGCCATGCCTATCGTGATTGGAAGAAAACAGGCCATGGAGTAATCAATTTAAAACGAGCGATTACCGTGTCTTGTGATACTTATTTTTATCAATTAGGGCATAAAATGGGAATTGCAGCTATTGAAGATATGTTGGTGCAATTTGGTTTTGGTCAATTGACGCATGTTGATCTCAACGAAGAAGCAGCAGGTTTAGTCCCTAACAAGCATTGGAAAGCCCAAACTAAGGGTGTTTCCTGGTATCCTGGTGACACGGTAATTACTTCCATTGGTCAAGGTTTTATGTTGGTTTCACCTTTGCAATTGGCTAATGCTACCGCATCTTTAAGCCAACAAGGCAGGCGTTTTCGTCCACATTTATTACAAAAGTCTGTTCAGAGTGATAAGGGCGAAACCCACGAGTACCAAGTTTTGGAAGAATATCCTATGCGTCTTAAGGATGACAGTTATTGGGGCATTGTTGCTGAAGGTATGCAGGCGGTGATTACCAGCAACGAAGGAACAGGTTATCGTTTTGGTCGCAATGCTCCCTACTCTGTTGCGGCTAAAACTGGAACAGCGCAAGTTTTTGGTGGCCGTCAGTATGAAAAGGCACGTTATGAAGATATTCCTGAATATTTACGAGATAACTCACTATTTATTGCCTTTGCACCTGTTGAAAATCCTGAAATTGCAATTGCCGTCATTGTTGAAAATGATGTTGCGGCTTCTTTTGTAGCACGTAAAGTTTTGGATACTTACTTTGAATTGAAAAAAAGTGAAGAAAAACCATGA
- a CDS encoding aminotransferase class V-fold PLP-dependent enzyme, translating into MKQLIIEQLRDETPGCHHVLHFNNAGSSLPPIAVYNAVKNHLDLELINGGYEAAKMASDKIQQFYDNASSLINCSPSEIAFLENATRAWDMAFYSLQFKPGDRILTAVSEYASNYLAFLHRAKKTGVIIDVIDNDEFGQLDLDDLRKKINEKVKLIAITHVPTQGGLINPAHEIGKLANEFQIPYLLDATQSVGQMPIDVKTLRCDFLCATGRKYLRGPRGTGFLYVSKEIIQQCNPPFIDLHSAIWTADNTYILQDDALRFETWEQNIAAKIGLSEAIHYALQLGILHTWHRIQQLANKLRQKLEEIDCVKLQDLGKNKCGIVTFSSPDKSPEEIQQYLATKKINISISFQEYARLDMAKRNLPALARASVHYYNTESEIDIFCDELQKFLKQ; encoded by the coding sequence ATGAAACAATTAATTATTGAGCAGTTGAGAGATGAAACTCCCGGTTGTCACCATGTTCTGCATTTCAATAATGCAGGTTCCTCTCTGCCGCCCATCGCTGTGTATAATGCAGTAAAAAACCATCTTGATTTGGAGTTAATAAACGGTGGTTACGAAGCAGCTAAAATGGCCTCTGATAAAATACAGCAATTTTATGACAATGCTTCTTCATTAATTAACTGCAGTCCGAGCGAGATTGCTTTCCTTGAAAATGCCACAAGAGCATGGGATATGGCATTTTATAGCCTTCAATTTAAACCAGGTGACAGAATATTAACTGCCGTTAGCGAGTATGCTAGCAATTATTTGGCCTTTTTACACCGTGCCAAAAAAACTGGAGTCATTATTGATGTCATTGACAATGATGAATTTGGACAATTAGATTTAGATGATCTCAGAAAGAAAATTAATGAAAAGGTGAAATTGATTGCCATTACCCATGTTCCGACACAAGGTGGCTTAATTAATCCAGCACACGAGATAGGAAAGCTAGCAAATGAGTTCCAAATTCCTTATCTTCTTGATGCAACACAATCAGTCGGGCAAATGCCCATTGACGTTAAAACGCTAAGATGTGATTTTCTGTGTGCGACAGGTCGTAAATATTTACGCGGTCCACGAGGCACTGGTTTTTTATATGTAAGCAAGGAGATTATTCAACAGTGTAACCCTCCTTTTATCGATCTTCATTCAGCAATATGGACTGCAGATAATACTTACATTTTACAAGATGATGCCCTTCGCTTTGAAACTTGGGAACAGAATATTGCAGCCAAAATAGGATTAAGTGAAGCAATTCACTATGCCCTGCAACTCGGCATCCTCCATACGTGGCATCGAATTCAACAATTGGCAAATAAACTACGCCAGAAATTAGAAGAGATCGATTGTGTGAAGTTACAAGATTTGGGTAAAAATAAGTGCGGTATAGTAACATTTTCATCGCCTGATAAATCCCCGGAAGAAATTCAGCAATATTTAGCAACTAAAAAAATCAATATTTCTATTTCTTTCCAAGAGTACGCGCGCCTGGATATGGCAAAAAGAAACTTGCCAGCCTTAGCACGTGCCTCAGTGCACTATTACAACACTGAAAGCGAAATCGATATTTTTTGCGATGAACTGCAAAAATTTTTAAAGCAATAA
- the rsfS gene encoding ribosome silencing factor, which translates to MSEQPLLLKQLVKALDDNQAIDIVTINVTQQTSVTDYMIICSGRSSRHVKAIAELVIEKMKAEGLSPLSQNGLETGEWVLVDFGDFVLHVMQADIRSFYNLEGLWQNPNK; encoded by the coding sequence ATGTCTGAGCAACCATTACTTTTAAAGCAGCTTGTTAAAGCCCTGGATGACAATCAAGCAATTGATATCGTTACCATTAATGTGACACAACAAACTTCAGTAACTGACTACATGATTATTTGTAGTGGACGTTCGTCACGTCATGTTAAAGCGATTGCTGAACTGGTTATTGAAAAAATGAAAGCTGAGGGCCTATCCCCCTTGAGCCAAAACGGCTTGGAAACCGGCGAATGGGTTTTAGTTGATTTTGGTGATTTCGTTTTACACGTTATGCAAGCAGATATTCGCTCCTTTTATAATTTAGAAGGCCTTTGGCAAAATCCCAATAAATAA
- the rnhB gene encoding ribonuclease HII, which produces MDRLIAGVDEVGRGPLAGPVVTAAVILHKPIEGVMDSKKLTPLKRQQLAAKIKQEAYCFAYGRAEVEEIEQLNIHFATLLAMKRAIEALPVQPDEILVDGIFVPQVVIPCKAIIDGDGLIPVIGAASILAKVLRDQEMEELDLVYPGYGFAAHKGYATEKHRNALLELGPCAIHRKSFAPVSGLLAAENLG; this is translated from the coding sequence GTGGATAGATTGATAGCTGGCGTTGATGAGGTTGGGCGTGGTCCATTGGCAGGCCCTGTTGTCACCGCGGCAGTTATTTTGCATAAACCCATTGAGGGCGTTATGGATTCAAAAAAGCTCACTCCTTTAAAACGTCAACAACTTGCTGCCAAAATTAAACAAGAAGCTTATTGCTTTGCTTATGGACGTGCAGAAGTCGAAGAAATTGAACAACTAAACATCCATTTTGCAACTTTATTAGCAATGAAAAGAGCCATTGAGGCATTGCCAGTTCAACCAGATGAAATTTTAGTTGATGGTATTTTTGTTCCTCAGGTAGTAATACCTTGCAAAGCAATCATTGACGGTGATGGTTTAATTCCTGTCATTGGAGCTGCATCAATTTTAGCCAAAGTATTACGTGATCAAGAAATGGAGGAGTTAGATTTAGTCTATCCCGGTTACGGCTTTGCAGCCCATAAAGGATATGCAACAGAAAAGCATCGGAATGCGTTACTGGAATTAGGTCCTTGTGCTATTCACCGTAAAAGTTTTGCACCTGTTTCAGGACTTTTAGCAGCAGAAAACCTAGGTTAA